From the genome of Wolbachia endosymbiont (group B) of Parapoynx stratiotata, one region includes:
- a CDS encoding HlyD family type I secretion periplasmic adaptor subunit, with protein sequence MSKLKKLSAGLSLTGLIGSDDIDMQRAGNRKKKYQFLDKTFAWIDAMINFIFKRESNNVNEVLKVTWGPLFFGLVVIFIFFGIGGIWSAIAPIDGAVHASGEVIVSSNRKIVQHLGGGIISKILVKEGQTVKKDEPLVLLSDVNEKANLSIIKEKLLSFLATEARLIAIRGDLDTLEFSDEVKRLSNDELVNKAIKNQVKLFNSQRKSILGKTDILQQRIKQLNDELAGLNFQLNAAHKQYDLITEELETKRQLLDSGHISKPHILALEKQFAEIEGRVGHYRSAISQVQQKIGENELEIINVKNDAQERANAELKEVNTSIADLKERLMVAEDSLARTIIKSPQDGIVTDIRYHTEGGVIQSGVPIMSIVPSDDDLIIDAKVLTRNIEEILSAKKKDSNIVSIDGLEGLKVKVRLSAYSARRLSLINGIVNHISPDALDDPRMGRYYSVRVVIPKSELAQFKNVYLYPGMPAEVYIVTQSRTLLSFLFTPIIATFDRSFIER encoded by the coding sequence ATGAGTAAGTTAAAAAAGCTTAGTGCTGGACTTTCTTTGACAGGCCTGATTGGTAGTGATGATATAGATATGCAAAGGGCAGGAAATAGAAAGAAGAAATATCAATTTTTGGATAAGACGTTCGCATGGATTGATGCGATGATAAATTTTATTTTTAAACGTGAGAGTAATAACGTAAATGAAGTCCTAAAAGTCACATGGGGACCACTATTTTTTGGTTTAGTGGTGATATTCATCTTTTTTGGAATAGGTGGTATTTGGTCAGCTATAGCTCCAATTGACGGAGCAGTGCATGCAAGTGGAGAAGTTATTGTCTCTTCAAATAGAAAAATAGTGCAACACTTGGGTGGGGGAATAATAAGCAAAATTTTAGTAAAAGAAGGTCAAACAGTTAAAAAAGATGAGCCTTTAGTTTTATTAAGTGATGTTAACGAAAAGGCAAATTTGAGTATAATTAAAGAAAAACTCTTATCATTTTTGGCAACTGAAGCAAGACTTATTGCAATTAGGGGAGACTTAGATACGCTAGAATTTTCTGATGAGGTTAAAAGATTATCTAACGATGAACTTGTAAATAAAGCGATAAAGAATCAGGTAAAGTTGTTCAACTCTCAGAGAAAGAGTATATTAGGAAAAACTGACATACTGCAACAACGTATAAAGCAGTTAAATGATGAATTAGCAGGGCTAAATTTTCAACTAAATGCAGCCCATAAGCAATATGACTTGATAACTGAGGAGTTAGAAACAAAAAGACAATTACTTGATAGTGGCCATATAAGCAAACCACACATTTTAGCTTTAGAAAAACAGTTTGCTGAAATTGAGGGTAGAGTTGGACATTACCGTTCTGCAATATCTCAAGTACAGCAAAAGATTGGAGAAAATGAGTTAGAGATTATAAATGTGAAGAATGATGCTCAAGAAAGAGCAAATGCTGAGCTTAAGGAAGTTAATACATCTATTGCAGACTTAAAAGAGAGGCTGATGGTTGCTGAAGATTCGTTAGCACGTACAATAATTAAATCACCTCAAGATGGTATAGTTACAGATATAAGATACCACACTGAAGGTGGTGTTATACAATCTGGAGTTCCAATCATGAGTATAGTACCATCAGATGATGATCTAATAATAGATGCTAAAGTTCTAACCAGAAACATAGAAGAGATACTGTCAGCAAAAAAGAAAGATAGCAATATAGTCTCTATCGACGGACTAGAAGGGCTGAAAGTTAAAGTAAGGCTGAGCGCTTATAGTGCACGTCGCTTAAGTTTAATTAACGGTATAGTAAACCATATTTCCCCTGATGCTCTTGATGATCCAAGGATGGGGCGTTATTATTCAGTGCGAGTGGTGATACCAAAATCAGAACTTGCTCAATTTAAAAACGTATACCTATATCCTGGTATGCCAGCAGAAGTATATATAGTTACTCAATCCCGCACTCTTTTATCGTTCTTGTTTACACCTATAATTGCAACATTCGATAGATCTTTCATAGAGAGATAA
- the hemJ gene encoding protoporphyrinogen oxidase HemJ has translation MDYYHWLEAFHVISVIMWVAGMLYLPRLYVYHASVKPGSENDSLLQIMEKRLLRYIINPAMLFSLSFGIMLMIIREAYREGWFHIKALALFLMFAIHGLLAKHRKNFAVGLNKKTHVYFRVLNEAVTVLIIIIVIMVIVKPF, from the coding sequence ATGGACTACTATCACTGGCTTGAAGCTTTTCACGTTATCTCTGTAATTATGTGGGTGGCAGGTATGCTCTATTTGCCAAGGCTTTATGTTTACCATGCATCTGTAAAACCAGGGTCAGAAAATGACAGCTTACTTCAAATAATGGAGAAGAGACTCCTTAGATATATCATAAACCCTGCAATGCTTTTCTCCCTTAGTTTTGGAATTATGCTAATGATTATTAGGGAAGCATATCGCGAAGGGTGGTTTCATATAAAAGCGCTAGCATTATTCTTAATGTTTGCTATTCATGGCCTACTTGCAAAGCATAGGAAAAATTTTGCAGTGGGCTTGAATAAGAAAACTCACGTTTATTTTCGTGTTTTAAACGAAGCAGTAACAGTGTTAATAATAATTATAGTTATTATGGTTATTGTAAAACCTTTTTGA
- the pdhA gene encoding pyruvate dehydrogenase (acetyl-transferring) E1 component subunit alpha produces MKAENFTKEQVIGFYRKMLLIRRFEEKAGQLYGMGLIGGFCHLSIGQEAVAVGTQAASKSGDAFITSYRDHGLMLACNSDPNVVMAELTGKETGCSKGKGGSMHIFDVEKNFFGGHGIVGAQVPIGTGIAFANKYKKKDNVVFTYFGDGAANQGQVYESFNMASLWKLPVVYIIENNEYAMGTSVQRSTLVTELYKRGESFGIPGKQVDGMDFFSVYELTSEIAEHVRGGKGPLLLEMKTYRYRGHSMSDPATYRSKEEVEDMKQNHDPISTLKQYITDNKIASDEECKAIDKEIRDLVKKSEDFAKNSKEPGIDELYTDVYKFVS; encoded by the coding sequence ATGAAAGCAGAAAATTTCACTAAAGAACAGGTGATTGGATTCTACAGAAAAATGCTTCTCATACGCAGATTTGAGGAAAAAGCAGGACAATTATACGGAATGGGATTAATAGGCGGATTCTGTCACTTATCAATAGGGCAAGAAGCAGTTGCAGTTGGGACTCAAGCTGCATCAAAATCTGGTGATGCTTTTATCACAAGCTATAGAGACCATGGCTTAATGCTTGCATGTAATTCTGATCCGAATGTTGTGATGGCAGAACTAACCGGCAAAGAAACAGGGTGTTCAAAAGGCAAAGGTGGCTCCATGCACATATTTGATGTTGAAAAAAATTTCTTTGGTGGACATGGAATAGTAGGTGCACAAGTCCCAATTGGCACAGGAATAGCATTTGCTAATAAATACAAGAAAAAAGATAACGTTGTATTCACATATTTTGGTGACGGTGCTGCAAATCAAGGACAAGTATATGAATCATTTAATATGGCATCTTTGTGGAAGTTACCTGTGGTTTATATCATAGAAAATAACGAATACGCAATGGGAACTTCTGTACAAAGATCAACTTTAGTAACTGAACTATATAAAAGAGGAGAGAGTTTTGGTATTCCTGGAAAACAAGTTGATGGAATGGATTTTTTCTCTGTCTATGAGTTAACAAGTGAAATAGCTGAGCACGTACGTGGGGGAAAAGGACCTCTCTTGCTTGAAATGAAGACATATCGATATCGTGGACATTCAATGTCAGATCCTGCTACTTATCGCTCAAAAGAAGAAGTTGAAGATATGAAGCAAAATCATGATCCTATAAGCACCCTAAAACAGTATATAACAGACAATAAAATCGCTTCTGATGAAGAATGCAAAGCTATTGATAAGGAAATACGAGATTTAGTAAAAAAGTCAGAAGATTTTGCTAAAAATAGTAAAGAGCCAGGCATTGATGAACTATATACTGATGTTTATAAATTTGTTAGCTAA
- the gatB gene encoding Asp-tRNA(Asn)/Glu-tRNA(Gln) amidotransferase subunit GatB, with amino-acid sequence MTKENWETVIGLEVHAQVSSKTKLFSSSLTEFGTEHNTQVSLVDAAMPGTLPILNYFCIEQAICTGLALSAEINKCSYFDRKNYFYPDLPQGYQITQFFEPIVKNGKVFINNNEKEIRIARIHLEQDAGKSIHEESKTYVDLNRAGVALMEIVSEPDLRSSAEAAEFMKKLRQILRYIGSCDGDMEKGSLRCDANVSVRPKGSSTFGTRCEIKNLNSIRYIVQAIDYEAQRQIKILESGGEISQDTLLFDVTLGKTKVMRSKEDSSDYRYFPEPDLLPVEISQDKIDSIKSSLPELPDQKKLRYIEELGINEYDADVLTSDKEIADYFEKLAKKHDSKIAVTWLTVELFGRLNKTNIDIVSSPIKADALSELLDFIVDGTISAKLGKQVFDIMFETGKPASLIIEEQNLKQITDTCQISEVIDKIINDNQDKVQEYKGGKTRLYGFFVGEVMKSTKGKASPDVVNLVLSEKLKLSA; translated from the coding sequence ATGACAAAAGAAAACTGGGAGACAGTAATTGGACTTGAGGTACACGCTCAGGTTTCTTCTAAGACAAAGCTATTTTCTAGTTCACTAACGGAATTTGGCACTGAGCACAATACTCAAGTTTCTCTAGTTGATGCAGCAATGCCAGGTACATTGCCAATATTAAATTATTTCTGCATAGAGCAAGCAATATGTACCGGTCTTGCACTTTCTGCAGAAATTAATAAGTGCTCTTACTTTGATCGTAAAAATTATTTTTATCCCGATTTACCACAAGGTTACCAAATAACCCAGTTCTTTGAGCCGATAGTTAAAAATGGTAAAGTGTTTATCAATAATAATGAAAAAGAAATAAGAATCGCAAGAATTCACTTAGAGCAAGATGCAGGAAAGAGTATTCATGAAGAAAGCAAAACTTACGTAGATTTAAATCGTGCAGGTGTTGCTTTAATGGAAATTGTTTCAGAGCCAGATCTTCGTTCATCTGCAGAAGCTGCAGAATTCATGAAAAAATTGAGGCAGATTTTGCGTTACATCGGTTCATGTGATGGTGATATGGAAAAGGGGTCACTTCGCTGTGATGCAAATGTTTCTGTTCGCCCAAAGGGTAGTAGCACATTTGGCACTCGTTGTGAAATAAAAAACTTAAATTCAATACGTTATATTGTACAAGCTATAGATTATGAAGCACAAAGGCAGATCAAAATTTTGGAAAGCGGAGGAGAAATAAGTCAAGATACCTTATTGTTTGATGTCACTTTAGGAAAAACAAAAGTGATGAGAAGCAAAGAAGATTCAAGTGACTATAGATATTTCCCTGAACCTGATTTGCTACCTGTTGAAATAAGCCAAGACAAAATTGATTCTATTAAATCATCTTTACCCGAGTTGCCAGATCAAAAAAAACTTCGATACATAGAGGAATTAGGTATCAATGAATATGATGCAGACGTTCTCACTTCTGATAAAGAAATTGCCGATTATTTTGAAAAATTAGCAAAAAAGCATGATTCAAAGATTGCAGTTACCTGGTTAACCGTCGAGCTTTTCGGTCGTTTAAATAAAACAAATATTGATATTGTTAGCTCTCCAATTAAAGCAGATGCTTTATCCGAACTCCTCGACTTTATCGTCGATGGAACGATCTCTGCTAAACTTGGTAAACAAGTTTTTGATATTATGTTTGAAACTGGAAAGCCTGCATCCCTTATTATAGAAGAGCAGAATCTCAAGCAAATAACTGACACATGTCAAATCTCAGAGGTAATAGATAAAATCATCAATGACAACCAAGATAAAGTTCAAGAATATAAGGGTGGTAAAACAAGATTGTATGGGTTCTTTGTTGGTGAAGTCATGAAATCCACCAAAGGAAAAGCCAGCCCTGATGTCGTAAACTTGGTTTTGAGTGAAAAATTAAAATTGAGTGCCTAG
- a CDS encoding tyrosine recombinase XerC: MDLGSIIEKWYDWLKYNRSYSPNTLESYMRDLKDLINFLNTHIGEEVNVGSLEKLSIPELRSWFTSRYARGVNARSNTRALSVIRNFFKYIKNNYEINNEAVFSLSRPIQRRTLPKALSISNIETLLKEMKLPDLGEPWVVKREIAIVVLLYGTGLRITEALNLKVSDISNESLIVTGKGDKQRQVFILPVVKKCIQKYIKACPHFDEAGHLFVGVRGKKLGRTYVANRLQKIRRFLNLPEILSPHAFRHSFATHLLQEDIDIRSIQQLLGHSSLETTQVYTHLNYQDVFNMYKNFQKSLNKKSKS; this comes from the coding sequence GTGGACCTCGGTTCAATCATTGAAAAATGGTATGATTGGCTAAAGTACAACAGGTCTTACTCACCAAACACTTTGGAGTCATACATGAGGGACCTCAAAGATCTTATAAATTTCCTAAATACTCACATTGGTGAAGAAGTAAATGTTGGCTCTTTAGAAAAATTAAGCATACCTGAACTGAGAAGTTGGTTTACCTCTCGTTATGCAAGAGGTGTAAATGCGAGATCTAACACTCGCGCATTGTCAGTAATCAGAAATTTTTTCAAATATATAAAAAACAATTATGAAATAAATAATGAAGCGGTATTTTCTTTATCAAGGCCAATTCAGAGAAGAACTCTACCTAAAGCACTTTCAATATCTAACATAGAAACTCTATTGAAAGAAATGAAATTGCCTGATCTAGGCGAGCCTTGGGTGGTAAAAAGAGAAATTGCAATTGTCGTTCTGCTATATGGTACGGGCTTAAGAATCACTGAAGCACTGAATCTTAAGGTTAGTGATATTAGCAATGAAAGTTTAATAGTAACAGGTAAGGGAGATAAACAAAGGCAGGTATTTATTCTTCCAGTAGTAAAAAAGTGTATACAAAAATATATAAAAGCTTGTCCCCACTTTGACGAAGCGGGACATCTTTTTGTGGGGGTAAGAGGAAAAAAATTGGGAAGAACTTATGTTGCTAATCGTTTGCAAAAAATAAGAAGATTTTTAAACTTACCAGAAATTTTATCTCCACATGCATTTCGCCATAGTTTTGCTACTCATTTGCTTCAGGAAGATATTGACATAAGATCAATACAACAGCTGCTTGGCCACTCAAGCCTTGAAACTACTCAAGTTTACACTCACCTAAATTATCAAGATGTCTTCAATATGTATAAAAACTTTCAGAAGAGTTTGAATAAAAAATCGAAATCTTAA
- the lpdA gene encoding dihydrolipoyl dehydrogenase, whose product MTDYDLIIIGGGPGGYKCAIAAAKLELKVACIDKNSIFGGTCLRVGCIPSKALLHSSYHYASAKNNLSKLGIKVKDVSLDLREMIGYKDARVQELGKGIEYLFNLYKITKINGLGKITSFDQGNLEVSVEGKVLKTKNIVIATGSDVISLPGINIDEKSIISSTGALSLTEVPKKLVVIGAGAIGLEMSSVWRRLGSEVTVVEFFDRIAAAMDGELSKFLLSSLQKQGIKFLLSTKVEGIKQSSSSLSVKVCSVKDDQTNTIEADKVLVAAGRKPCTDGLEKIEKDSRGFIKVNNSYETNVKGIFAIGDVIGGAMLAHKAEEEGVAVAEILARQLPHVDYEIIPSVIYTHPAVSSIGKTEDELKSVGRKYKVGKCQFAANGRAKVTDDAEGFVKVLTCRKADTILGVHIIGAYADTLINEAAVAMAYGAAAEDIYRICHSHPDINEAFRDACIDAFFKK is encoded by the coding sequence ATGACTGATTATGATTTGATTATTATAGGTGGTGGTCCAGGTGGTTACAAATGCGCTATCGCTGCTGCAAAACTTGAACTCAAAGTTGCTTGTATAGACAAAAATAGCATTTTTGGTGGCACGTGTTTGCGAGTTGGGTGTATACCATCAAAAGCATTACTCCATTCCTCTTATCATTATGCTAGCGCGAAAAATAATCTATCAAAACTTGGCATAAAAGTTAAGGATGTAAGTCTCGATTTGAGAGAAATGATAGGCTATAAAGACGCTAGAGTTCAGGAACTTGGAAAAGGCATAGAATATCTGTTTAACCTTTACAAAATTACTAAGATCAATGGACTTGGAAAAATTACTTCTTTTGATCAAGGCAACCTTGAAGTTTCAGTTGAAGGTAAGGTGCTGAAGACAAAAAATATAGTAATTGCAACCGGTTCTGACGTTATTTCTTTGCCAGGAATTAATATTGATGAGAAAAGTATTATTTCATCAACTGGTGCATTGTCTTTAACTGAAGTACCAAAAAAACTTGTCGTAATCGGAGCCGGGGCAATAGGGCTTGAAATGTCTTCTGTATGGAGGAGGCTAGGGTCTGAAGTCACTGTAGTAGAATTTTTTGACAGAATCGCTGCAGCAATGGATGGAGAACTAAGTAAGTTTCTACTTTCTAGTCTACAAAAACAAGGAATAAAATTTTTACTTAGCACTAAAGTTGAGGGAATAAAACAAAGTAGTAGCTCTTTGAGTGTGAAAGTTTGCTCTGTAAAAGATGATCAAACAAACACTATAGAGGCGGATAAGGTATTGGTGGCAGCAGGACGCAAACCATGTACTGATGGTCTTGAAAAAATAGAAAAAGACAGTCGTGGCTTTATTAAAGTCAACAATAGTTATGAAACCAACGTAAAAGGAATATTTGCTATTGGTGACGTAATTGGTGGAGCAATGCTTGCTCACAAAGCTGAGGAAGAAGGGGTGGCAGTTGCAGAGATACTAGCAAGGCAATTGCCTCACGTTGATTATGAAATCATACCGTCAGTCATTTACACCCACCCTGCAGTTTCTTCAATCGGTAAAACCGAAGATGAACTGAAAAGTGTTGGTCGAAAGTATAAAGTTGGTAAATGTCAATTTGCTGCAAATGGTAGAGCAAAAGTCACTGACGATGCTGAGGGATTCGTGAAAGTTCTGACTTGTAGAAAAGCAGATACAATACTCGGTGTACATATCATAGGAGCATACGCTGATACGCTAATCAATGAAGCAGCGGTTGCAATGGCATATGGTGCAGCAGCAGAGGATATATACAGAATTTGTCACTCTCATCCTGATATAAATGAAGCCTTTAGGGATGCGTGCATCGATGCTTTCTTTAAAAAGTAA
- a CDS encoding PQQ-binding-like beta-propeller repeat protein, whose protein sequence is MKIIIVMIMLLYSNYTMASERISLVDKKLSQGYVAPILTENSVILPDKHGTLYSFDIDNPRVINWKLYLSSRKKIGNMSLSSYKENVFFVVDNILHTIDAKTGEIQWEKELRAPARGKAIVINNKLVVLTIDNYLHVFDIKDGSPIWAYQNGINEVRGLYSISPAVSNDKIMAPFSNGELIAFNEEGKKLWSQKLATNLLDTQLTDVTTTPRVHDNILIATSNSYIYSIDVNSGNILWSRPLQVKSISNIESYYSPLIPAEKQKEGGRIFMVTKGNKVIGIDIQSGKTVWTSDFIENVQLFVPIMYAHTLWVTSNKGSIFAFPGSESTGRVIKIPGNVFHAPVFTHGKMYITTEGNGVYSLENRFVFYD, encoded by the coding sequence ATGAAAATAATAATTGTCATGATAATGTTATTGTATAGTAACTATACAATGGCAAGCGAACGAATAAGTTTAGTAGATAAAAAATTATCTCAAGGATATGTAGCTCCAATACTTACAGAAAATAGCGTTATTTTACCAGACAAGCACGGTACCTTATATTCCTTTGATATCGATAACCCAAGAGTTATAAATTGGAAATTATACCTCTCAAGTAGGAAAAAAATTGGTAATATGAGTTTATCGAGCTACAAAGAAAATGTTTTCTTTGTAGTGGATAACATTCTACACACAATAGATGCGAAAACAGGGGAGATTCAATGGGAAAAAGAATTAAGAGCTCCGGCAAGAGGGAAAGCAATAGTAATAAACAATAAGTTGGTAGTATTGACTATTGATAACTATCTACATGTATTTGATATAAAAGATGGCAGCCCCATTTGGGCTTATCAAAATGGTATAAATGAGGTTCGAGGTTTATATTCCATCTCACCAGCAGTCTCTAATGATAAAATAATGGCACCATTTTCAAATGGCGAGTTAATAGCTTTTAATGAAGAAGGTAAAAAACTATGGAGCCAAAAATTAGCTACAAATCTTTTAGACACACAGCTTACAGATGTAACTACTACACCTAGAGTACACGATAATATCTTAATAGCTACGAGCAACTCTTATATTTATAGCATTGACGTAAACTCAGGAAATATTTTATGGTCAAGGCCACTACAAGTAAAAAGTATATCAAACATTGAGTCATATTATAGCCCTCTTATTCCTGCAGAGAAACAAAAAGAAGGCGGAAGAATTTTCATGGTGACTAAAGGTAATAAGGTAATTGGCATCGACATACAAAGTGGAAAAACAGTTTGGACATCTGATTTTATAGAGAATGTGCAATTGTTTGTTCCAATTATGTATGCCCATACGCTTTGGGTAACAAGTAATAAAGGTTCAATATTTGCTTTTCCTGGATCTGAAAGTACAGGAAGGGTAATTAAAATACCCGGTAATGTGTTTCATGCTCCAGTATTTACCCATGGTAAGATGTATATAACGACTGAAGGAAATGGTGTTTATTCTTTAGAAAATAGGTTTGTTTTTTATGACTGA
- a CDS encoding cbb3-type cytochrome c oxidase subunit I, translating to MLNIQNNASLCRQWIFLAVLALACSGLLSIIVIFLRLPFISSLIPSAQYIFDNALVIHVNLSILVWMCSIISLLFIINLKNTNHWFNFSWTLSILSMLLMFISAFVPNTEVIKSNYIPVLQNKLFLLGLSLFITSILINTALAYISNKQDSYLSIGQIGLVIILVSSFLCVVLAHKNMPPGLYHSDKNLFYEYLFWGGGHLLQFAFAQAMFLVYLIILNARYISLNKITILPLFINTVLTVGAPFIYFIYSADSAELIQFFTWHMRIAGAVLPCFLTILVYCNIKTLLNDKGNYLLHSFVLFIYGGVLGVLTIEGNVTIPAHYHGSVVGITIAFMNFVYWLLPKLGCKEIKSSIVRLQIYAYSLGHFLHITGLVWLGGYGALRKVADLPSISSMLARACFITGGAISVIGGMLFVIIVILHLLKGKARTN from the coding sequence ATGCTCAACATACAAAATAACGCTTCACTTTGCAGGCAATGGATATTCTTGGCAGTACTTGCTCTTGCTTGTTCTGGACTGCTGTCAATAATTGTTATTTTTCTACGATTGCCTTTTATTTCTTCTCTCATTCCTTCTGCACAATATATCTTTGATAATGCACTGGTGATACACGTAAATTTGTCAATTTTGGTATGGATGTGCTCTATAATATCTCTGCTCTTCATCATAAACTTAAAAAACACCAATCATTGGTTTAACTTCTCATGGACTCTCTCAATCCTTTCCATGCTGCTAATGTTTATATCTGCATTTGTTCCAAATACTGAAGTTATCAAAAGTAACTATATACCTGTATTACAAAACAAATTATTTTTACTTGGACTCAGTCTTTTCATTACCAGCATATTGATAAATACAGCTCTAGCCTACATATCAAATAAACAAGACTCATATCTTTCAATCGGACAAATTGGCCTGGTCATTATACTTGTGTCATCATTTCTTTGTGTTGTTTTAGCACATAAAAATATGCCTCCAGGTCTATATCACTCAGACAAGAATTTATTTTATGAATATCTCTTTTGGGGAGGCGGACATTTACTGCAGTTTGCCTTTGCTCAAGCAATGTTTTTAGTTTATTTGATCATACTGAATGCTCGCTATATTAGTCTAAATAAAATTACCATTTTACCACTATTTATAAACACAGTTTTGACCGTAGGTGCGCCGTTTATATACTTTATTTATTCGGCGGATAGTGCTGAATTGATACAGTTTTTTACCTGGCATATGAGAATTGCTGGAGCAGTTCTGCCGTGCTTTTTAACGATATTAGTGTATTGCAACATAAAAACTCTGCTCAATGATAAGGGCAATTATCTTCTTCACTCGTTTGTATTGTTCATTTATGGAGGTGTGCTTGGAGTGCTAACTATTGAAGGAAATGTCACTATTCCTGCGCATTATCATGGTTCTGTAGTTGGTATTACTATAGCTTTTATGAATTTTGTCTACTGGCTGTTACCAAAATTGGGCTGTAAAGAAATAAAAAGCTCCATAGTAAGATTACAGATTTATGCATATAGCTTGGGACATTTTCTCCACATTACTGGACTTGTTTGGCTTGGTGGATATGGTGCCTTAAGAAAAGTTGCAGATCTGCCAAGTATTTCATCAATGTTGGCACGTGCTTGTTTTATTACGGGTGGAGCTATATCAGTTATTGGTGGAATGTTATTCGTAATAATTGTGATTTTACATCTTCTTAAAGGCAAGGCTCGTACCAACTAA